A single Musa acuminata AAA Group cultivar baxijiao chromosome BXJ2-1, Cavendish_Baxijiao_AAA, whole genome shotgun sequence DNA region contains:
- the LOC135597969 gene encoding probable CCR4-associated factor 1 homolog 11 translates to MAINVGKANLVEHLELILSLRGSYPIVAIDTEFPGFIRDTPRNATEEERYNDVKHNVDNMHLIQLGVALFDEGGNTPWPGCCWQFNFSDFDPDVDASSPDSIELLTQSGHDFQQYRRHGIDARRCAYLVCVKLFCQPYCSKYVTFHGLYDVAFVIKMITRAPLPNTLNEFSDLVRTIFGQIYDLKYISRFCGGLRRGEIGLVGLSRLLNFEPVGIRHQAAYDSLLIGALFNEMKQRRHNVEDDRSASVLYGIENRCVENRRTRRIDRRGWPYARRQQNRLLAMGLAV, encoded by the coding sequence ATGGCCATCAACGTGGGGAAGGCAAACCTTGTGGAGCACTTGGAGCTCATCCTCAGTCTCCGTGGCTCCTACCCGATAGTGGCAATCGATACGGAGTTCCCGGGGTTCATTCGGGACACCCCTCGCAATGCCACCGAAGAAGAAAGATACAATGACGTGAAGCACAACGTGGATAACATGCACCTGATCCAGCTGGGCGTCGCCTTGTTCGACGAAGGCGGCAACACCCCATGGCCGGGGTGCTGTTGGCAGTTCAATTTTTCGGATTTCGATCCCGATGTGGATGCTTCCTCTCCCGACTCCATCGAGTTGTTGACACAGAGCGGGCACGACTTCCAGCAATACCGACGACACGGCATCGACGCGCGGCGGTGCGCCTATCTGGTATGCGTGAAGCTCTTCTGCCAACCCTACTGCTCCAAGTATGTTACGTTTCACGGACTCTACGACGTGGCTTTTGTGATAAAGATGATCACCCGAGCCCCACTGCCCAACACCTTGAACGAGTTCTCTGATTTGGTGAGGACCATCTTCGGCCAGATTTATGATCTCAAATATATATCTCGATTTTGTGGAGGACTGCGTCGGGGAGAGATTGGTTTGGTGGGACTATCAAGGTTATTGAACTTTGAACCCGTAGGGATCCGTCACCAAGCAGCATATGACAGTCTACTAATTGGGGCACTCTTCAACGAAATGAAGCAACGAAGGCATAACGTAGAGGACGACAGATCTGCATCGGTCCTCTATGGTATAGAGAATCGATGCGTCGAGAACAGGAGGACTCGAAGGATTGACCGCAGAGGTTGGCCTTACGCAAGACGGCAGCAAAACCGCTTGCTTGCCATGGGGTTGGCGGTTTAA
- the LOC135597970 gene encoding PRA1 family protein E-like, with protein MHNTSPPAYVPISAYPDPAPVPPSRPSVSEARPSPAPAPPNASSPAAGAADLVSSFKEHGRALISAQRPWLQLLDVTALARPASAGDACFRLRHNIAYFRTNYTLFCLSVLAVSLLWHPASLFAFIALTAAWFFLCFTRDRPVVLCGRPITDGTILGVLSVATIFALIFSNVGPTVFGAIMIGTVIICLHSLFRATTDDRFLHETEAASGGLVVPAYGIALFS; from the coding sequence ATGCACAATACATCGCCGCCCGCCTACGTTCCCATCTCCGCCTACCCCGATCCAGCGCCCGTGCCCCCATCGCGGCCTTCCGTCTCGGAGGCTCGCCCTTCTCCGGCCCCCGCGCCGCCTAACGCGTCCTCTCCCGCCGCCGGGGCCGCCGACCTGGTCTCCAGCTTTAAGGAGCACGGCAGGGCCCTGATCTCCGCCCAGCGCCCGTGGCTGCAGCTTCTCGACGTCACCGCCCTCGCTCGCCCCGCCAGCGCCGGCGACGCTTGCTTCCGCCTCCGCCATAACATAGCCTACTTCCGCACCAACTACACCCTCTTCTGCCTCTCCGTCCTCGCCGTCTCCCTCCTCTGGCACCCTGCCTCCTTGTTCGCCTTCATCGCCCTCACCGCCGCCTGGTTCTTCCTCTGCTTCACCCGCGACCGGCCGGTCGTCCTCTGCGGCCGCCCGATCACCGACGGGACCATCCTCGGCGTGCTCTCCGTGGCCACGATCTTCGCTCTCATCTTCTCCAATGTCGGTCCGACCGTCTTCGGAGCCATCATGATCGGGACAGTGATCATCTGCCTGCATTCGCTGTTCAGGGCGACGACGGACGATCGCTTTCTCCATGAAACAGAGGCCGCAAGCGGCGGATTGGTTGTCCCCGCTTACGGGATCGCATTATTTTCTTGA